One stretch of Humidesulfovibrio mexicanus DNA includes these proteins:
- a CDS encoding FecR domain-containing protein: MAQNIGTAKAIQGQVTATGPEGARGLSVGSPVFKGDTISSAKGAGGSIQFLDKTVLNVGEGSKVSLDQYVFDANKSSGQALFKMAQGTFRAVTGEIVKHNPESFKMQSPLATIGIRGTETAHTVPGPGNPDASESHLVMVFDGKPVIVQPLGGGAFQVLSQAGVKVEVGKFGAGPVLVMTPQEFKYFQALTETGLQQGVPQDVLSPTAPQGQKDPTVQGAQDAANKATAEAQAKAAAEAEAKAAAEAAAKAAEEAAASGDPEAKAAAEAAAKAAAEAAAKAAAEAKAAAEAAAKAQAEAFAAQQALIMAQAAAEAAKAAQQAAEQGQQQGQGMTLTPGSVITLTTTTNAQGQTSTTFTVTNPGGQGGQGGQTTSPVIISEVAQDQFKPIDTQNDPLPGGDTTPPTPSVNTLDLSALTCPVYVDLGMGYYFNEQTHQSVTFDSSIVNVVGTSENDTLVGDENANSLSGGDGNDSISGLCCNDTLNGGAGSDSLYGGNGDDVLLGGDGADILDSGIGVDSLSGGNGGDAFFLGTALNDTIGLDTIQGGAGTDFLYFTDNGAGTNDLDTTRGVEAVVLGDAATNIVFPSGYSASDWAAVGGIVNIDGSALTSDHSMVFDGSSGSAAGSFIIRGGAGADSLSGGAGHDSIRGGDGDDTLSGGAGNDTLDGGGGTNTVTYATATAGIFVALDDHLAEDGMGGQDQLADIQNVIGSAHDDTIYGDSLDNRIEGGACHDSLDGGAGHDTILGGSGDDSIYGGNGNDILQGGDGNDSIHGGDGNDSMAGDAGDDSLTGGDGNDTIQGGNGNDSIIGSLGADSIDGGADNDTLSYQGFGFSVEVNAQNRTVEYVDGSPVIQGYFSIETIIGSGLDDTFKASADADKFDGGGGRDTLNYSLSTAAVAVNLAAETASGGYAQGDVISGFQDLVGSDYADTLTAHASGSVIDGGAGNDTLHGGAGSDSLLGGDGDDLLSGGAGNDTLDGGGGANTVSYAADTGGVNVLLEDGCATDGGGGEDQLIDIQNVTGSAYDDTIYGNNVANVLQGGAGNDSIEARDGDDTITGGAGADSLYGADGADTFVFSTGDGVSGEIIDGGAGATTIKTLGSVDFTEVGGFGLDQTGPTHTLDLAAGSTTRFDWDAFEGLATGKVILLGSDATAERIEFISFDNGNTFKPGAFAYGQGITANDTLYFEGDDQPDPDIMDYSGLSSASISLEGTGDGAGTILFDSMTHSFAGIEKIKGTDLADAMDLTQNWTTNAWLYGGAGNDTLQGGAGSDALYGEADGDLLFASEGNDTLDGGEGTDTASFEESSHAVEVDLQTGSAIVGGEWTNSLVSIENIVGSSHNDTIAGNASNNLISAGVGNDSIIASMGADTIDGGAGHDVLDYSPFVSDTPLNIDLGTGIATYFDGQLFTQTISNIEEVIGGRGTDSITGSSRAETIDGGLDDDTLTGGDGGDTVSYISAESSVTVNLTAGTATGGAGSDSLSGFENIIGSDHADTLTGDSGNNVIEGMDGDDSLVGGGGRDTVSYLRASAAVSVSLLAALATGGAGTDTLNGFQDIIGSGQNDTLTGDTNDNWIRGGAGDDSITGGDGSDTLDYADASSSVTVNLSTGLVSGGGGNDSIFGMENIVGSAHDDSLTGDAGNNWITGGAGDDQIFGGAGDDTAVFSAAAGSVTASLLAGTASGDGQDILDGFENLVGSAFADSLTGDSGDNALTGGLGDDTLQGEGGNDTLDGGEGHDQIFGGLGDDLIIGGLGDDTIDGGDGIDTLDFSSLSSLMAASLFNGQAVIGNDFFTQVLSGIENLIASNFGCQLFGSSGDNILTGGTGNDFLMGYGGADTLTGGNGDDLFYFLTPGAAVAIEDFTSGADTLSFFIENGGFEGLASPWTFDTVAGGSHSGSEAKASLVFDTSDSTLYYDADGSGAGTATAVAVLQDGATLSQSDIVTLSGGPPVVF, from the coding sequence ATGGCGCAAAACATCGGCACCGCCAAGGCGATCCAGGGACAGGTGACGGCCACAGGGCCCGAGGGCGCGCGCGGCCTTTCCGTGGGCAGCCCGGTATTCAAGGGCGACACAATCTCCTCGGCCAAGGGGGCGGGCGGGTCCATCCAGTTCCTGGACAAGACCGTGCTGAACGTGGGCGAAGGCTCCAAGGTCAGCCTCGACCAGTACGTGTTCGACGCGAACAAGAGTTCGGGCCAGGCGCTGTTCAAAATGGCCCAGGGCACCTTCCGCGCCGTCACCGGCGAAATCGTCAAGCACAATCCCGAATCCTTCAAGATGCAGAGCCCGCTGGCCACCATCGGCATCCGCGGCACGGAAACGGCGCACACCGTTCCCGGCCCCGGCAACCCGGACGCCAGCGAAAGCCACCTCGTCATGGTCTTCGACGGCAAGCCCGTCATCGTGCAGCCCTTGGGCGGCGGGGCCTTCCAGGTTCTGTCCCAGGCCGGGGTGAAGGTGGAGGTGGGCAAGTTCGGGGCAGGCCCCGTGCTGGTGATGACCCCGCAGGAATTCAAGTACTTCCAGGCCCTCACCGAGACGGGCCTGCAGCAGGGCGTGCCCCAGGACGTGCTCTCGCCCACGGCGCCGCAAGGCCAGAAGGATCCAACCGTGCAGGGGGCGCAGGACGCGGCCAACAAGGCCACGGCCGAGGCCCAGGCCAAGGCGGCGGCGGAAGCCGAGGCCAAGGCCGCGGCGGAGGCCGCGGCAAAGGCCGCCGAAGAGGCCGCGGCCAGCGGCGATCCCGAAGCCAAGGCCGCGGCGGAGGCCGCTGCAAAGGCCGCTGCGGAAGCCGCCGCAAAGGCCGCGGCCGAGGCCAAGGCCGCGGCGGAAGCCGCTGCCAAGGCCCAGGCCGAAGCCTTCGCGGCCCAGCAGGCCCTCATCATGGCCCAGGCTGCGGCCGAGGCCGCCAAGGCCGCCCAGCAGGCGGCGGAGCAAGGCCAGCAGCAGGGCCAGGGCATGACCCTGACCCCCGGCTCGGTCATCACCCTCACCACCACCACAAACGCCCAGGGCCAGACCAGCACCACCTTCACCGTCACCAACCCTGGCGGCCAGGGCGGACAGGGCGGACAGACCACAAGCCCGGTGATCATCTCCGAGGTGGCCCAGGACCAGTTCAAGCCCATCGACACCCAGAACGACCCCCTTCCCGGCGGAGACACCACGCCCCCCACGCCCTCGGTAAACACCCTGGACCTCTCGGCCCTGACCTGCCCCGTGTACGTGGACCTGGGGATGGGCTACTATTTCAACGAACAGACCCACCAATCCGTCACCTTCGACTCCAGCATCGTCAACGTGGTGGGCACAAGCGAAAACGACACCCTGGTCGGCGATGAGAACGCCAACAGCCTCTCCGGCGGCGACGGCAACGACTCCATAAGCGGCTTGTGCTGCAACGACACGCTCAACGGCGGGGCCGGTTCCGACAGCCTGTACGGAGGCAACGGCGACGACGTGCTTCTCGGCGGGGACGGGGCGGACATCCTGGACTCCGGCATCGGCGTGGACAGCCTCTCCGGCGGCAACGGCGGCGACGCCTTTTTCCTGGGCACGGCCCTGAACGATACCATCGGCCTGGACACCATCCAAGGCGGCGCGGGAACGGACTTCCTCTACTTCACCGACAACGGGGCCGGGACGAACGACCTGGACACCACGCGCGGCGTGGAAGCCGTGGTGCTGGGCGACGCGGCCACGAACATCGTGTTCCCGTCCGGCTATTCCGCAAGCGACTGGGCCGCCGTGGGCGGCATCGTCAACATCGACGGCAGCGCCCTCACCAGCGACCACAGCATGGTTTTCGACGGCTCCTCGGGGAGCGCGGCGGGCAGCTTCATCATCCGGGGCGGCGCGGGTGCGGATTCCCTCTCCGGCGGGGCCGGGCACGATTCCATACGGGGCGGCGACGGCGACGACACGCTGTCCGGCGGCGCGGGGAACGACACCCTGGACGGCGGCGGCGGGACCAACACCGTAACCTATGCCACAGCCACAGCCGGAATCTTCGTCGCGCTGGACGACCACCTCGCCGAAGACGGCATGGGCGGCCAGGACCAGCTTGCGGACATCCAGAACGTCATCGGCTCCGCCCACGACGACACCATCTACGGCGACTCGCTCGACAACCGCATCGAAGGCGGTGCGTGCCACGATTCCCTGGACGGAGGCGCAGGCCACGACACCATCCTCGGCGGCAGCGGCGACGACTCCATCTACGGCGGCAACGGAAACGACATCCTCCAAGGCGGGGACGGCAACGACTCCATCCACGGGGGCGATGGAAACGACTCCATGGCCGGAGACGCAGGAGACGACTCCCTCACCGGCGGCGATGGAAACGACACCATTCAAGGCGGCAACGGCAACGACTCCATCATCGGAAGCCTGGGGGCCGACAGCATCGACGGCGGGGCCGACAACGACACCCTGAGTTACCAGGGCTTCGGCTTCAGCGTGGAGGTGAACGCCCAGAACCGCACCGTGGAGTACGTTGACGGCTCCCCCGTCATCCAGGGCTACTTCAGCATCGAAACCATCATCGGCAGCGGCCTGGACGACACTTTCAAGGCTTCCGCCGATGCCGACAAGTTCGACGGCGGCGGCGGCCGCGACACCCTGAACTATTCCCTGTCCACCGCCGCGGTCGCCGTGAACCTCGCGGCCGAGACGGCCTCTGGCGGCTACGCCCAGGGCGACGTCATCAGCGGCTTCCAGGACCTGGTGGGCTCGGACTATGCGGACACCCTCACGGCCCACGCCTCGGGAAGCGTCATCGACGGCGGCGCGGGAAACGACACCCTGCACGGCGGGGCGGGCAGCGACAGCCTGCTTGGCGGCGATGGCGACGACCTGCTCAGCGGCGGCGCGGGAAACGACACCCTTGACGGCGGCGGCGGCGCCAACACCGTGAGCTACGCAGCGGACACCGGCGGCGTCAACGTCCTCCTGGAGGACGGCTGCGCAACGGACGGCGGCGGCGGCGAGGACCAGCTCATCGACATCCAGAACGTCACCGGCTCCGCCTACGATGACACCATTTATGGCAACAATGTGGCCAACGTGCTGCAAGGCGGAGCGGGCAACGACTCCATCGAGGCCCGCGACGGCGACGACACCATCACTGGCGGCGCCGGTGCGGACAGCCTCTACGGCGCGGACGGCGCGGACACCTTCGTCTTCAGCACTGGCGATGGAGTGAGCGGCGAAATCATAGACGGCGGGGCCGGCGCCACCACCATCAAGACCTTGGGCTCCGTGGACTTCACCGAGGTGGGCGGCTTCGGCCTTGACCAGACCGGGCCGACACACACTCTGGACCTGGCCGCAGGCAGCACCACCCGCTTCGACTGGGACGCGTTCGAGGGGCTGGCAACGGGCAAGGTCATCCTGCTGGGTTCGGACGCCACCGCCGAGCGCATCGAATTCATCTCCTTCGACAACGGCAACACCTTCAAGCCGGGCGCCTTCGCCTACGGCCAGGGCATAACCGCCAACGACACCCTGTACTTCGAGGGCGACGACCAGCCCGACCCGGACATCATGGACTACTCCGGCCTCAGCTCGGCCTCCATCAGCCTTGAGGGCACGGGCGACGGCGCGGGGACCATCCTCTTCGACTCCATGACCCACAGCTTCGCGGGCATCGAGAAGATCAAGGGCACGGATCTGGCCGACGCCATGGACCTGACCCAGAATTGGACCACGAACGCCTGGCTGTACGGCGGCGCGGGAAACGACACCCTGCAAGGCGGCGCGGGCAGCGACGCCCTCTACGGCGAGGCCGATGGCGACCTGCTCTTCGCAAGCGAGGGCAACGACACCCTGGACGGCGGGGAGGGCACGGACACGGCCAGCTTCGAGGAATCCTCGCACGCGGTGGAGGTGGACCTGCAGACCGGCAGCGCCATCGTGGGCGGCGAATGGACGAACAGCCTCGTGAGCATTGAAAACATCGTCGGCTCCAGCCACAACGACACCATCGCGGGCAACGCATCCAACAATCTCATAAGCGCCGGGGTCGGCAACGACTCCATCATCGCAAGCATGGGAGCCGACACCATCGACGGCGGGGCCGGGCACGACGTGCTGGACTACAGCCCCTTTGTCAGCGACACCCCCCTGAACATCGACCTGGGCACTGGAATCGCCACCTACTTTGACGGCCAGCTCTTCACACAGACCATCAGCAACATTGAGGAGGTCATCGGCGGCCGGGGCACCGACAGCATCACCGGCAGCAGCCGTGCCGAGACCATAGACGGCGGCCTGGACGACGACACCCTCACCGGCGGCGATGGCGGCGACACGGTGAGCTACATAAGCGCTGAATCCAGCGTGACGGTGAACCTGACGGCGGGCACGGCCACAGGCGGCGCGGGCAGCGACAGCCTGAGCGGCTTCGAGAACATCATCGGCTCCGACCATGCCGACACCCTCACCGGCGACTCCGGCAACAACGTCATCGAGGGCATGGACGGCGACGACAGCCTTGTCGGCGGCGGCGGCCGCGACACCGTGAGCTACCTGCGCGCAAGCGCGGCCGTGAGCGTAAGCCTGCTGGCCGCCCTGGCCACGGGCGGCGCGGGAACCGACACCCTGAACGGCTTCCAGGACATCATCGGCTCCGGGCAAAACGACACCCTCACCGGCGACACGAACGACAACTGGATTCGCGGCGGCGCAGGCGACGACTCCATCACCGGCGGCGACGGCTCAGACACCCTGGACTACGCGGACGCCAGTTCCTCCGTCACCGTGAACCTCTCCACCGGGCTTGTTTCCGGCGGCGGCGGCAACGACTCCATCTTCGGCATGGAGAACATTGTCGGCTCGGCCCACGACGACAGCCTCACCGGCGATGCCGGGAACAATTGGATCACCGGCGGCGCGGGCGACGACCAGATATTCGGCGGCGCGGGCGACGACACCGCCGTATTCTCCGCCGCCGCCGGAAGCGTCACCGCAAGCCTGCTGGCTGGCACGGCCAGCGGCGACGGCCAGGACATCCTGGACGGCTTCGAGAACCTCGTGGGCTCGGCTTTTGCCGACAGCCTCACCGGCGACTCCGGGGACAACGCGCTCACCGGCGGCCTGGGCGACGACACACTCCAGGGCGAAGGCGGAAACGACACCCTGGACGGCGGAGAAGGGCACGACCAGATATTCGGCGGCCTGGGCGACGACCTCATCATCGGCGGCCTGGGCGACGACACAATTGACGGCGGCGACGGCATCGACACCCTGGACTTCAGCAGCCTGTCGAGCCTCATGGCGGCCAGCCTGTTCAATGGGCAGGCCGTCATCGGCAACGATTTCTTCACCCAGGTGCTCTCCGGCATCGAAAACCTCATAGCCAGCAATTTCGGGTGCCAGTTGTTCGGGTCCAGCGGGGACAACATCCTCACCGGCGGCACGGGCAACGACTTCCTCATGGGATACGGCGGCGCGGACACCCTCACCGGCGGGAACGGCGACGACCTCTTCTACTTCCTTACCCCGGGAGCGGCGGTCGCCATCGAGGACTTCACCAGCGGCGCCGACACGCTCTCCTTCTTCATCGAGAACGGGGGCTTCGAGGGCCTGGCGAGCCCCTGGACCTTCGACACGGTGGCGGGCGGCAGCCACTCCGGCTCCGAAGCCAAGGCCTCCCTCGTCTTCGACACCAGCGACTCGACCCTGTACTACGACGCCGACGGCAGCGGCGCGGGCACAGCCACGGCCGTGGCCGTGCTGCAGGACGGGGCCACCCTCTCGCAGTCGGACATCGTCACCCTGAGCGGCGGGCCGCCCGTCGTCTTCTAG
- a CDS encoding potassium transporter Kup: MPSDSTPQQPGQPETQAHGHVPDQTAAQAPAPTDGHGSGRRLGLALAALGVVYGDIGTSPLYAVKECFHGPHAVPLSAVNIMGVLSLILWSLIIVVSVKYVVFMLRADNKGEGGVFALLSLLSAKNDTTSRAGKAVFVFMAMFGAALLYGDGIITPAISVLSAMEGLGVATDAAQPFIVPGTCLVLVSLFMVQKHGTARIGRIFGPVMILWFAALAALGLAEVVREPAVLAALNPWYAARFFMENHLHGMVVLGSVILCITGGEALYADMGHFGRGPIRLSWCAMVMPALMLNYFGQGALLLSRPETAFNPFYALVPETLLYPMVALATAATVIASQAMISGVYSLTQQAVQLGFCPRIRIVNTSAQTKGQIYLPGVNTALMFACLGLVLAFRSSSGLAAAYGIAVTIDMTISSLFFFLIARMLWGWSLWKALPLVALFLLFDLSFLGSNLLKVTDGGWFTLTVAALIMTAMATWRQGKAALGRQFQSMGLPIELFLQSLTAGTPPLRVPGTGVFMSVSPTGTPITLLHHYKHNKVLHEQVLLLSVGSADTPFVPAAERIAVTALDHGFFRITARYGFMQTPSVPEILRLARARGIHADMSDTSFYLGRESLLTSGPSKMMRWRKSLFAFMSRNAWNATTFFGIPPGRVVELGTQVEL, encoded by the coding sequence ATGCCGTCCGATTCCACCCCACAGCAGCCCGGGCAGCCCGAAACGCAGGCCCACGGGCATGTCCCCGACCAGACCGCCGCGCAGGCCCCCGCCCCGACGGACGGGCACGGCTCCGGCCGCAGGCTCGGCCTGGCCCTGGCCGCCCTGGGCGTGGTCTACGGCGACATTGGCACAAGCCCGCTGTACGCCGTGAAGGAATGCTTCCACGGCCCCCACGCCGTGCCGCTCTCCGCGGTGAACATCATGGGCGTGCTCTCCCTCATCCTCTGGTCGCTGATCATCGTAGTGAGCGTGAAATACGTGGTGTTCATGCTCCGGGCCGACAACAAGGGCGAAGGCGGCGTGTTCGCCCTGCTCTCGCTGTTGAGCGCCAAGAACGACACCACCTCCCGCGCGGGCAAGGCCGTCTTCGTGTTCATGGCCATGTTCGGGGCCGCGCTGCTTTACGGCGACGGCATCATCACCCCCGCCATCTCCGTGCTCTCCGCCATGGAGGGCCTGGGCGTGGCCACCGATGCGGCCCAGCCCTTCATCGTGCCCGGCACCTGTCTGGTGCTCGTCAGCCTGTTCATGGTGCAAAAGCACGGCACGGCGCGCATCGGCAGAATCTTCGGGCCGGTGATGATCCTGTGGTTCGCGGCCCTGGCCGCCCTGGGTCTGGCGGAAGTTGTGCGCGAGCCCGCGGTGCTGGCCGCGCTGAACCCCTGGTACGCGGCCCGCTTCTTCATGGAGAACCACCTGCACGGCATGGTGGTGCTGGGCTCGGTAATCCTCTGCATCACCGGCGGCGAGGCCCTGTACGCGGACATGGGCCACTTCGGACGCGGGCCCATCCGCCTGTCCTGGTGCGCCATGGTCATGCCCGCGCTCATGCTCAACTACTTCGGCCAGGGCGCGCTGCTGCTCTCCCGGCCGGAGACGGCCTTCAACCCCTTCTACGCCCTGGTGCCGGAAACCCTGCTGTACCCCATGGTGGCCCTGGCCACGGCGGCCACGGTCATCGCCTCCCAGGCCATGATCTCCGGCGTGTACTCCCTTACCCAGCAGGCCGTTCAGCTGGGCTTCTGCCCGCGCATCCGCATCGTCAACACCAGCGCCCAGACCAAGGGGCAGATCTATCTGCCCGGCGTGAACACGGCCCTGATGTTCGCCTGCCTGGGCCTGGTGCTGGCCTTCCGCAGCTCCAGCGGGCTGGCCGCGGCCTACGGCATCGCGGTGACCATCGACATGACCATCTCCTCGCTGTTCTTCTTCCTCATCGCCCGGATGCTGTGGGGCTGGAGCCTGTGGAAGGCCCTGCCCCTGGTGGCGCTGTTCCTGCTCTTCGACCTCTCCTTCCTGGGCTCCAATCTGCTCAAGGTGACCGACGGCGGCTGGTTCACCCTCACCGTGGCCGCCCTCATCATGACCGCCATGGCCACCTGGCGGCAGGGCAAGGCCGCCCTGGGCCGCCAGTTCCAGTCCATGGGCCTGCCCATCGAGCTGTTCCTGCAAAGCCTGACCGCAGGCACGCCGCCCCTGCGCGTTCCGGGCACGGGCGTGTTCATGTCCGTGTCGCCCACGGGCACGCCCATCACCCTGCTGCACCACTACAAGCACAACAAGGTGCTGCACGAACAGGTGCTGCTGCTCTCCGTGGGCAGCGCGGACACGCCCTTCGTCCCCGCGGCGGAACGCATCGCCGTCACAGCCCTCGACCACGGCTTTTTCCGCATCACCGCGCGCTACGGCTTCATGCAGACCCCCAGCGTGCCGGAGATTCTGCGCCTGGCCCGCGCCCGCGGCATCCACGCCGACATGAGCGACACCAGCTTCTACCTGGGCCGCGAAAGCCTGCTCACCAGCGGGCCGTCCAAGATGATGCGCTGGCGCAAGAGCCTGTTCGCCTTCATGTCGCGCAACGCCTGGAACGCCACCACCTTCTTCGGCATTCCGCCAGGCCGCGTGGTGGAGCTGGGAACCCAGGTGGAGTTGTAG
- a CDS encoding potassium transporter Kup, with protein MPPVQKSTGEAPHGKPLALALAALGVVYGDIGTSPLYAVKECFHGAHAMAPTPDNILGVLSLVLWSLFVVVGVKYVLFVMRADNSGEGGIFALLALIRPHASGRTGAALTALAVFGAALLYGDGVITPAISVLSAMEGLSVASTAAEPLVVPGTCAVLVALFLVQKHGTARIGAIFGPVMVLWFAVIAGLGLVAIAQEPAVLAAINPVHAAGFFARNGLHGLVVLGSVVLCITGGEALYADMGHFGRGPIRLSWCAMVMPALALNYFGQGALLLSRPETAFNPFYALVPEVLLYPMVALATAATVIASQAMISGVFSLTQQAVQLGFCPRIRIVNTSAEARGQIYLPGVNTAMLAACLGLVLAFKSSSGLAAAYGIAVTATMAITTLLFFYVAHVLWAWPVWRTIPLMVLFLLFDLSFLGANLLKVADGGWFTLTVAALIMTAMATWRQGKAALGRQFQSMGLPIELFLQSLAAGTPPQRVPGTGAFLSVSPTGTPITLLHHYKHNKALHEQVLLLSIGSADTPFVPAAERVAVTPLEHGFFRITARYGFMQTPSVPEILRLARARGIHADMSDTSFYLGRESLLTSGPSKMMRWRKSLFAFMSRNAWNATTFFGIPPGRVVELGTQVEL; from the coding sequence GTGCCCCCCGTCCAAAAATCCACGGGCGAAGCCCCGCACGGCAAACCCCTGGCCTTGGCCCTGGCCGCCCTGGGCGTGGTCTACGGCGACATCGGAACCAGCCCGCTGTACGCCGTGAAGGAGTGTTTCCACGGCGCACACGCCATGGCCCCCACCCCGGACAACATCCTGGGGGTGTTGTCCCTGGTGCTCTGGTCCCTGTTTGTGGTGGTGGGCGTCAAGTACGTACTGTTCGTCATGCGCGCCGACAACTCGGGCGAAGGCGGCATTTTCGCCCTGCTGGCCCTGATCCGCCCGCACGCCTCGGGCCGAACCGGCGCGGCCCTCACGGCGCTTGCCGTGTTCGGCGCGGCGCTGCTCTACGGCGATGGCGTCATCACCCCGGCCATTTCCGTGCTCTCGGCCATGGAGGGCCTGAGCGTGGCCAGCACGGCGGCGGAACCCCTGGTGGTGCCGGGAACCTGCGCCGTGCTGGTGGCGCTGTTCCTGGTGCAAAAGCACGGCACGGCGCGCATCGGGGCCATCTTCGGCCCGGTGATGGTCCTCTGGTTCGCGGTCATCGCCGGGCTGGGCCTGGTGGCCATCGCGCAGGAGCCCGCCGTGCTCGCGGCCATCAACCCCGTGCACGCGGCGGGGTTCTTCGCCAGAAACGGCCTCCACGGACTGGTGGTGCTGGGCTCCGTGGTGCTCTGCATCACCGGCGGCGAAGCCCTGTACGCGGACATGGGCCACTTCGGACGCGGGCCCATCCGCCTGTCCTGGTGCGCCATGGTCATGCCCGCGCTCGCGCTCAACTACTTCGGTCAGGGCGCGCTGCTGCTCTCTCGGCCGGAGACGGCCTTCAACCCCTTCTACGCCCTGGTGCCGGAAGTCCTGCTGTACCCCATGGTGGCCCTGGCCACGGCGGCCACGGTCATCGCCTCCCAGGCCATGATCTCCGGCGTGTTCTCCCTTACCCAGCAGGCCGTGCAGTTGGGCTTCTGCCCGCGCATCCGCATCGTCAACACCAGCGCGGAGGCCAGGGGCCAGATCTACCTGCCCGGCGTGAACACGGCCATGCTGGCCGCCTGCCTGGGCCTGGTGCTGGCTTTCAAAAGCTCCAGCGGACTGGCCGCGGCCTACGGCATCGCGGTGACGGCCACCATGGCCATCACGACGCTGCTTTTCTTTTATGTTGCGCACGTCCTGTGGGCCTGGCCCGTCTGGCGCACCATCCCGCTCATGGTTCTGTTCCTGCTCTTCGATCTCTCCTTCCTGGGCGCCAATCTGCTCAAGGTGGCCGACGGCGGCTGGTTCACCCTCACCGTGGCCGCCCTCATCATGACCGCCATGGCCACCTGGCGGCAGGGCAAGGCCGCCCTAGGCCGCCAGTTCCAATCCATGGGCCTGCCCATCGAGCTGTTCCTGCAAAGCCTGGCCGCAGGCACGCCGCCCCAGCGCGTTCCGGGCACCGGGGCGTTCCTGTCCGTGTCGCCCACGGGCACGCCCATCACCCTGCTGCACCACTACAAGCACAACAAGGCCCTGCACGAGCAGGTGCTGCTGCTCTCCATAGGCAGCGCGGACACGCCCTTCGTCCCTGCGGCGGAGCGCGTCGCCGTCACCCCGCTGGAGCACGGCTTTTTCCGCATCACCGCGCGCTACGGCTTCATGCAGACCCCCAGCGTGCCGGAAATTCTGCGCCTGGCCCGCGCCCGCGGCATCCACGCCGACATGAGCGACACCAGCTTCTACCTGGGCCGCGAAAGCCTGCTCACCAGCGGGCCGTCCAAAATGATGCGCTGGCGCAAGAGCCTGTTCGCCTTCATGTCGCGCAACGCCTGGAACGCCACCACCTTCTTCGGCATTCCGCCAGGCCGCGTGGTGGAGCTGGGAACCCAGGTGGAGTTGTAG
- a CDS encoding twin-arginine translocase TatA/TatE family subunit: MTSMQEILVIIVIGLLLFNWRKLPDLAGSIGKAMTSFKRGLSEPEEVEVGAPKPSNAPADQEKAAGPAAAPAQDTAQAADGTSGAKQAPPAGGEDGATPPKA, from the coding sequence ATGACCAGTATGCAGGAGATCCTCGTCATCATCGTCATCGGCTTGCTGCTGTTCAACTGGCGCAAGCTGCCGGACCTGGCGGGAAGCATCGGCAAGGCCATGACCAGCTTCAAGCGCGGCCTCTCCGAGCCGGAAGAGGTGGAGGTGGGCGCGCCGAAGCCGAGCAATGCGCCAGCCGACCAGGAAAAGGCTGCCGGGCCTGCGGCAGCCCCGGCGCAGGATACGGCGCAGGCCGCAGACGGGACTTCGGGCGCGAAACAGGCCCCGCCAGCGGGCGGCGAGGACGGCGCAACCCCGCCAAAGGCCTGA
- the motA gene encoding flagellar motor stator protein MotA: MFAIIGLVVVMGAVIGGYLLEGGNLHVLWQPIELLIIGGSGFGALLISSPMKVNVAIGKNLVTVFTGKPKGKADYTEILLVLFDLLSLARREGVIALESHVNKPDGSAIFTNRPSVLKNHAVLDFICDNFKAYTAASMEPHEFEALMEIDIDSHHADALQAPTNLNRIADAFPALGIVAAVMGVVLTMGKLSEPPEVLGHSIGAALVGTFLGVLLSYGVAGPLAAIMGTLVEETSAQLNVVKAAMNAFAMGWPPAMALESARRAIPAHDRPGFDELEELLRQSKKGGA, translated from the coding sequence ATGTTCGCGATCATCGGCCTTGTCGTTGTTATGGGCGCCGTCATCGGCGGGTACCTGCTGGAAGGCGGGAACCTGCACGTGCTGTGGCAGCCCATTGAGCTCTTGATCATCGGCGGCTCCGGTTTCGGGGCGCTTTTGATCAGTTCGCCCATGAAGGTCAACGTCGCCATCGGCAAGAACCTCGTCACCGTGTTCACGGGCAAGCCCAAGGGCAAGGCCGACTACACGGAGATCCTGCTCGTGCTGTTCGATTTGCTGTCCCTGGCCCGGCGCGAGGGCGTCATCGCCCTGGAGTCCCACGTGAACAAGCCGGACGGCAGCGCCATCTTCACCAACAGGCCGTCGGTCCTGAAGAACCACGCCGTGCTCGATTTCATCTGCGACAACTTCAAGGCCTACACAGCCGCCAGCATGGAGCCCCACGAGTTCGAGGCGCTCATGGAGATCGACATCGACTCCCACCACGCCGACGCGCTCCAGGCCCCCACCAACCTGAACCGCATCGCCGACGCCTTCCCGGCGCTCGGCATCGTGGCCGCGGTCATGGGCGTGGTGCTCACCATGGGCAAGCTCTCCGAGCCGCCCGAAGTCCTCGGCCACTCCATCGGCGCGGCGCTGGTGGGCACCTTCCTGGGCGTGCTGCTGTCCTATGGCGTGGCCGGGCCGCTGGCCGCCATCATGGGCACCCTGGTGGAGGAGACCAGCGCCCAGCTCAACGTGGTCAAGGCCGCCATGAACGCCTTCGCCATGGGCTGGCCCCCGGCCATGGCCCTTGAGAGCGCCCGGCGCGCCATTCCCGCCCACGACCGCCCCGGCTTCGACGAGCTGGAGGAACTGCTGCGCCAGAGCAAGAAGGGCGGCGCGTAG